One part of the Arabidopsis thaliana chromosome 1 sequence genome encodes these proteins:
- a CDS encoding Ribosomal protein S18 (Ribosomal protein S18; FUNCTIONS IN: structural constituent of ribosome; INVOLVED IN: translation; LOCATED IN: ribosome, intracellular; EXPRESSED IN: 24 plant structures; EXPRESSED DURING: 15 growth stages; CONTAINS InterPro DOMAIN/s: Ribosomal protein S18 (InterPro:IPR001648); Has 5527 Blast hits to 5527 proteins in 2078 species: Archae - 0; Bacteria - 4261; Metazoa - 44; Fungi - 19; Plants - 203; Viruses - 0; Other Eukaryotes - 1000 (source: NCBI BLink).), translated as MSIARFATRSLNNVTFLRPFRPIVSRSLATNANEDPNQNRSSFDSSDNLDSLFGDYTGNDEKSNDFFQHLSKAEKDKRDFNGYNRSGGSRYSGGGSMSKDETFDPSSDGVDGKLKEAALAYNMDEGDGFKEYSFRPDFNNSWGMNNFPRMQKQMQNPRQNNSKSEVTTEEVLKNADFRNVRFLANFITEAGIIIKRKQTGISAKAQRKIAREIKTARAFGLMPFTTMGTKAFQFGKTMENRDQDFEYEVLDDDDEFDEGNA; from the exons ATGAGCATCGCTCGTTTCGCTACTCGGTCACTCAACAACGTAACTTTCCTTCGACCATTTCGTCCCATCGTCTCTAGAAGCCTCGCCACCAACGCCAACGAAG ATCCAAACCAGAATCGATCTTCTTTTGACTCATCGGACAATTTGGATTCGTTGTTTGGCGATTACACTGGCAACGATGAGAAAAGCAATGATTTCTTCCAGCATCTTAGTAAAGCGGAGAAAGATAAGCGCGATTTCAATGGCTATAATAGATCAGGAGGGTCGAGATACTCCGGTGGTGGTTCAATGAGCAAAGACGAGACCTTCGATCCTTCATCTGATGGTGTTGATGGAAAATTGAAAGAAGCTGCACTAGCTTACAATATGGATGAAGGAGATGGCTTTAAGGAGTACTCTTTTAGGCCCGATTTCAACAACAGTTGGGGCATGAATAACTTCCCTAGG ATGCAAAAACAGATGCAAAATCCTAGACAGAATAATAGCAAGTCTGAGGTAACTACTGAGGAAGTTCTGAAGAATGCTGATTTCAGG AATGTTAGGTTCCTTGCAAACTTCATCACTGAAGCTGGGATCATTATTAAGAGGAAGCAG ACTGGCATTAGCGCAAAGGCTCAAAGAAAGATTGCTAGAGAGATCAAAACAGCCCGTGCATTTGGGCTGATGCCTTTCACAACAATGGGTACAAAGGCATTTCAGTTCGGGAAAACCATGGAGAACAGAGACCAAGATTTCGAGTATGAAGtgcttgatgatgatgatgagtttgacGAGGGAAATGCTTGA
- a CDS encoding O-glucosyltransferase rumi-like protein (DUF821) (FUNCTIONS IN: molecular_function unknown; INVOLVED IN: biological_process unknown; LOCATED IN: mitochondrion; EXPRESSED IN: 22 plant structures; EXPRESSED DURING: 13 growth stages; CONTAINS InterPro DOMAIN/s: Lipopolysaccharide-modifying protein (InterPro:IPR006598), Protein of unknown function DUF821, CAP10-like (InterPro:IPR008539); BEST Arabidopsis thaliana protein match is: Arabidopsis thaliana protein of unknown function (DUF821) (TAIR:AT5G23850.1); Has 670 Blast hits to 661 proteins in 130 species: Archae - 0; Bacteria - 41; Metazoa - 224; Fungi - 131; Plants - 246; Viruses - 2; Other Eukaryotes - 26 (source: NCBI BLink).) — protein MGLRLRLRLPHKSSPRSPSYLLLCVLALSFFSFTALLFYKVDDFIAQTKTLAGHNLEPTPWHIFPRKSFSAATKHSQAYRILQCSYFSCPYKAVVQPKSLHSESGSGRQTHQPQCPDFFRWIHRDLEPWAKTGVTKEHVKRAKANAAFRVVILSGKLYVDLYYACVQSRMMFTIWGILQLLTKYPGMVPDVDMMFDCMDKPIINQTEYQSFPVPLFRYCTNEAHLDIPFPDWSFWGWSETNLRPWEEEFGDIKQGSRRRSWYNKQPRAYWKGNPDVVSPIRLELMKCNHSRLWGAQIMRQDWAEEAKGGFEQSKLSNQCNHRYKIYAEGYAWSVSLKYILSCGSMTLIISPEYEDFFSRGLLPKENYWPISPTDLCRSIKYAVDWGNSNPSEAETIGKRGQGYMESLSMNRVYDYMFHLITEYSKLQKFKPEKPASANEVCAGSLLCIAEQKERELLERSRVVPSLDQPCKFPVEDRNRLEWLIQQKNKTIENVRYMEMTRTQRGSK, from the exons atgggTCTTCGTCTCCGTCTTCGTCTCCCTCACAAAAGCTCTCCTCGTTCACCTTCCTATCTCCTTCTCTGTGTTCTTGCTCtatccttcttctccttcaccgCTCTTCTTTTCTACAAG GTTGACGACTTTATAGCTCAGACAAAAACTCTGGCCGGACATAACTTGGAACCAACACCGTGGCATATCTTCCCACGCAAATCTTTCAGCGCAGCTACGAAACATTCTCAGGCTTACCGAATCCTCCAGTGCTCCTACTTCTCATGTCCGTACAAAGCCGTCGTCCAACCAAAGAGTCTCCACTCGGAATCTGGGTCGGGTCGTCAAACCCATCAACCACAATGCCCAGACTTCTTCAG GTGGATTCACCGGGATTTAGAGCCGTGGGCAAAGACTGGGGTGACTAAAGAGCACGTGAAGAGGGCAAAAGCGAATGCTGCGTTTCGAGTGGTGATACTATCAGGGAAGTTATACGTGGATCTCTATTACGCATGTGTGCAGAGCAGAATGATGTTCACCATTTGGGGGATTCTGCAACTGCTCACCAAGTATCCAGGGATGGTTCCTGATGTCGACATGATGTTTGATTGTATGGACAAACCCATCATCAACCAGACCGAGTACCAGTCCTTTCCTGTTCCGCTTTTTCGATATTGCACCAACGAAGCTCATTTGGACATTCCTTTTCCGGATTGGTCGTTTTGGGGATG GTCGGAGACAAATCTAAGGCCCTGGGAAGAAGAGTTTGGGGATATAAAGCAAGGGTCTAGGAGAAGAAGTTGGTACAACAAGCAACCTAGAGCTTACTGGAAAGGCAATCCCGATGTTGTATCGCCTATACGACTGGAGCTCATGAAATGCAACCATTCAAGGTTATGGGGAGCACAGATTATGCGCCAG GACTGGgcagaagaagcaaaaggtGGGTTTGAGCAATCCAAGCTTTCCAACCAATGCAATCACCG GTACAAAATCTATGCAGAAGGTTATGCGTGGTCAGTTTCTCTAAAGTATATCTTATCATGTGGTTCCATGACACTCATAATATCACCTGAGTATGAAGATTTCTTCAGTAGAGGCCTCCTTCCCAAGGAAAATTACTGGCCTATCTCTCCCACTGATCTATGTCGGTCCATCAAATACGCTGTTGATTGGGGAAATTCCAACCCCTCTGAA GCTGAAACAATTGGAAAAAGAGGACAGGGTTATATGGAAAGCCTTAGCATGAACCGGGTTTATGACTATATGTTTCATCTCATCACTGAGTACTCGAAACTTCAGAAGTTCAAGCCAGAGAAGCCGGCTTCCGCTAATGAAGTCTGTGCAGGATCATTGCTCTGCATTGCAGAACAAAAAGAGCGGGAACTACTCGAAAGATCCAGAGTCGTACCTTCTCTGGATCAACCATGTAAATTTCCAGTAGAAGATAGGAATAGGCTTGAGTGGTTGATCCAACAGAAGAATAAAACAATCGAAAATGTTAGATACATGGAGATGACAAGAACACAGAGGGGTTCTAAATGA
- the NPC1 gene encoding non-specific phospholipase C1 (non-specific phospholipase C1 (NPC1); FUNCTIONS IN: hydrolase activity, acting on ester bonds; LOCATED IN: endomembrane system; EXPRESSED IN: 23 plant structures; EXPRESSED DURING: 13 growth stages; CONTAINS InterPro DOMAIN/s: Phosphoesterase (InterPro:IPR007312); BEST Arabidopsis thaliana protein match is: non-specific phospholipase C2 (TAIR:AT2G26870.1); Has 30201 Blast hits to 17322 proteins in 780 species: Archae - 12; Bacteria - 1396; Metazoa - 17338; Fungi - 3422; Plants - 5037; Viruses - 0; Other Eukaryotes - 2996 (source: NCBI BLink).), giving the protein MAFRRVLTTVILFCYLLISSQSIEFKNSQKPHKIQGPIKTIVVVVMENRSFDHILGWLKSTRPEIDGLTGKESNPLNVSDPNSKKIFVSDDAVFVDMDPGHSFQAIREQIFGSNDTSGDPKMNGFAQQSESMEPGMAKNVMSGFKPEVLPVYTELANEFGVFDRWFASVPTSTQPNRFYVHSATSHGCSSNVKKDLVKGFPQKTIFDSLDENGLSFGIYYQNIPATFFFKSLRRLKHLVKFHSYALKFKLDAKLGKLPNYSVVEQRYFDIDLFPANDDHPSHDVAAGQRFVKEVYETLRSSPQWKEMALLITYDEHGGFYDHVPTPVKGVPNPDGIIGPDPFYFGFDRLGVRVPTFLISPWIEKGTVIHEPEGPTPHSQFEHSSIPATVKKLFNLKSHFLTKRDAWAGTFEKYFRIRDSPRQDCPEKLPEVKLSLRPWGAKEDSKLSEFQVELIQLASQLVGDHLLNSYPDIGKNMTVSEGNKYAEDAVQKFLEAGMAALEAGADENTIVTMRPSLTTRTSPSEGTNKYIGSY; this is encoded by the exons ATGGCTTTCCGGCGAGTGTTAACCACTGTAATCCTCTTCTGCTACTTACTAATTTCATCTCAATCCATTGAATTCAAAAACTCCCAGAAACCCCACAAGATCCAAGGACCAATCAAGACTATAGTCGTTGTAGTCATGGAGAATCGCTCCTTCGATCACATCCTCGGTTGGCTCAAATCGACCCGACCCGAAATCGACGGATTAACCGGCAAAGAGTCAAATCCCCTCAACGTCTCCgatccaaattccaaaaagaTCTTCGTCTCAGACGACGCCGTCTTCGTAGACATGGATCCGGGTCACTCATTCCAAGCGATCCGAGAACAGATATTCGGGTCTAACGATACATCCGGCGACCCGAAAATGAACGGATTCGCACAGCAATCAGAGAGTATGGAGCCTGGAATGGCTAAGAACGTTATGAGCGGGTTCAAACCCGAAGTCTTACCGGTTTACACCGAGTTAGCGAACGAGTTCGGAGTTTTCGATCGATGGTTCGCTTCAGTACCAACTTCGACTCAACCGAATCGGTTCTACGTTCACTCAGCTACTTCTCATGGATGCTCAAGCAACGTGAAGAAAGATCTCGTTAAAGGGTTTCCTCAAAAGACGATCTTTGATTCGTTAGATGAGAACGGACTCAGTTTTGGGATTTATTACCAAAACATCCCTGCGACGTTCTTCTTCAAGTCTCTTCGTAGGCTTAAGCATTTGGTGAAATTCCATAGCTATGCACTTAAGTTCAAGCTCGACGCTAAGCTTGGGAAGCTTCCGAATTATTCTGTCGTGGAACAGAGATATTTCGATATCGATCTTTTTCCGGCTAATGATGATCATCCGTCGCATGACGTGGCGGCGGGTCAACGGTTTGTTAAGGAAGTTTATGAGACGTTACGGAGTAGTCCACAGTGGAAAGAGATGGCTTTGCTCATTACTTATGATGAGCACGGTGGGTTTTATGACCATGTTCCCACGCCGGTTAAAGGTGTGCCTAACCCTGATGGTATCATTGGACCTGATCCGTTTTACTTTGGGTTTGACCGATTGGGTGTTCGGGTCCCTACCTTTCTGATCTCCCCCTGGATTGAGAAGGGCACTG TGATACATGAACCTGAAGGTCCAACACCACATTCACAATTTGAGCATTCTTCTATCCCTGCAACGGTGAAGAAACTCTTCAACCTAAAGTCTCACTTCCTTACAAAGAGAGATGCATGGGCTGGTACATTTGAGAAATACTTCCGTATCCGAGATTCTCCTCGCCAAGATTGTCCAG AGAAACTGCCGGAAGTGAAACTATCGCTGAGGCCATGGGGAGCAAAAGAAGACTCAAAGCTCTCAGAATTCCAGGTGGAGCTGATCCAACTGGCCTCTCAACTCGTTGGAGACCATCTCCTAAACTCATATCCAGACATTGGGAAGAACATGACAGTAAGTGAAGGCAACAAATACGCAGAAGACGCTGTTCAGAAGTTTCTGGAAGCAGGGATGGCTGCACTGGAAGCAGGAGCAGACGAAAACACTATAGTCACTATGAGGCCGTCTCTGACAACCAGGACCAGTCCCAGTGAAGGGACCAACAAGTATATTGGAAGCTACTGA